A stretch of Megalobrama amblycephala isolate DHTTF-2021 linkage group LG14, ASM1881202v1, whole genome shotgun sequence DNA encodes these proteins:
- the LOC125245617 gene encoding scavenger receptor cysteine-rich type 1 protein M130-like, with amino-acid sequence MPISARGFELLTALSQSLLPALLFGVRTLEILYVRQGYTEAKLINGSDSCSGRVELRFINEWGTVCDACWDMRAASVLCRELNCGIAVSVVGSDWFGEGSGEIWADVFDCDGNETKLSECSISSWSRAECSHRRDVGVICSGSSFAVHDGLVRLSGERQCEGEVEVSIHQVWRRVLLDSWSLTESSVVCRQLGCGSVLNFSGSSSSSPEHSHECVTGFQCSGSEAHLGNCSSPQTLNCSSTQQLSITCLGRGSIRLVGSGGDCAGRLEVFHSGSWGTVCDDSWDIKDAHVVCRQLQCGVALNNQQVPAWFGPGSGPIWLDEVECEGNEMSLWSCSSPGWGKHDCQHKEDVGVVCSDFKEIRLTDGCEGNVEVFYNGSWGNVCWNKMNRDTASLICQELNCGRSGVLSDSTTRVKSALNWMDEVKCRPHDSYLWQCPSLPWGQNDCGEDEVAKITCLEQESHESPRSSLSCSTSPHQRQCSDHVPLRLSEGKGRCSGRLEVYHNAVWGSVCDDLWDISDAQVVCRQLGCGAALRADGNSIFGAGEGVVWLNRVECRGNEIHLWDCPLSLKNHTDCSNKEHAGLTCAGHRKH; translated from the exons atgcccatctctgcgcGTGGTTTTGAGTTGCTCACTGCCCTTTCGCAGTCGCTCCTACCTGCTCTCCTCTTTGGAGTTCGCACATTGGAGATTCTGTAtgtcagacagg GTTACACAGAGGCCAAACTGATAAACGGTTCAGACTCTTGTTCTGGAAGAGTGGAGCTTCGGTTCATCAACGAGTGGGGCACAGTgtgtgatgcatgctgggataTGAGAGCTGCCAGTGTCCTCTGTAGAGAGCTGAATTGTGGGATTGCTGTGTCTGTTGTGGGATCAGACTGGTTTGGAGAGGGAAGTGGTGAAATCTGGGCTGATGTGTTTGATTGTGATGGGAATGAAACAAAACTCTCAGAATGTTCCATCTCTTCATGGAGTCGAGCTGAATGTTCTCATAGACGAGATGTTGGAGTCATCTGCTCTG GTTCCTCTtttgctgttcatgatggtctGGTGCGGTTGTCTGGAGAGAGACAGTGTGAGGGGGAGGTGGAAGTTTCCATCCATCAGGTCTGGAGGAGAGTTCTGCTGGACTCCTGGAGTCTCACTGAATCCTCTGTGGTCTGCAGACAGCTGGGCTGTGGCTCTGTGCTGAACTTCTCCGGCTCCTCTTCATCCAGTCCTGAACACAGCCATGAGTGTGTGACGGGCTTCCAGTGCTCTGGAAGTGAAGCTCATCTGGGGAACTGCAGCTCTCCACAAACTCTCAACTGCAGCTCCACACAACAGCTGTCAATCACCTGCCTTG GTCGCGGGTCCATCAGACTGGTGGGTTCTGGGGGAGACTGTGCAGGGAGGCTGGAGGTTTTTCACAGCGGCTCATGGGGGACAGTGTGTGATGACTCCTGGGATATTAAAGATGCCCATGTGGTGTGCAGACAGCTGCAGTGTGGAGTGGCCCTCAATAACCAGCAGGTACCAGCCTGGTTTGGTCCTGGTTCTGGACCCATATGGCTGGATGAGGTGGAGTGTGAGGGGAATGAGATGTCCCTGTGGAGCTGCTCTTCTCCAGGCTGGGGAAAACATGACTGTCAACACAAGGAGGATGTAGGAGTCGTGTGTTCAG ATTTTAAAGAGATCAGGTTAACTGATGGATGTGAAGGGAATGTGGAGGTTTTCTACAATGGATCCTGGGGTAATGTGTGCTGGAACAAGATGAACAGAGACACAGCGAGTCTGATCTGTCAGGAGCTGAACTGTGGAAGATCTGGTGTTTTGTCTGATTCTACAACAAGAGTGAAATCAGCTCTGAACTGGATGGATGAAGTGAAATGTCGACCACACGATTCATATCTGTGGCAGTGTCCATCTTTACCCTGGGGACAGAATGACTGTGGTGAAGATGAAGTGGCCAAAATCACCTGTTTGG AACAGGAGAGTCATGAGTCCCCTAGAAGCTCTTTGTCATGCTCCACATCTCCACATCAGAGACAGTGTTCAG ATCATGTTCCTCTCAGACTGAGTGAAGGGAAGGGCCGGTGCTCTGGCAGGCTGGAGGTGTATCATAACGCTGTGTGGGGCTCAGTCTGTGATGATCTGTGGGACATCAGCGATGCTCAGGTGGTCTGCAGGCAGCTGGGTTGTGGAGCAGCACTGAGGGCTGATGGGAATTCAATCTTTGGTGCTGGTGAAGGTGTTGTATGGCTGAACAGAGTCGAGTGCAGAGGGAATGAGATTCACCTGTGGGACTGTCCTCTCTCCCTGAAGAACCACACTGACTGCTCCAACAAAGAGCATGCTGGACTCACCTGTGCAGGTCACAGAAAACACTGA
- the LOC125245616 gene encoding scavenger receptor cysteine-rich type 1 protein M130-like: MERCLTLVLLSLSVKLITADGVNVRLVGGTSRCAGRVEVLHRGQWGTVCDLGWDLADAAVVCRELDCGEPVDALSDAHFGSGSGPIWMSNVWCAGSESTLKNCRSFGWGKSTCDHAKDAGVICSEVRLVGGSRCSGRLEILDDQSWVSVCAAAFDQQDAEVVCRELDCGAPVQVLGEDAFGKGDAQMWTQEIQCRGNESYISFCSTSSSHKHSCISNNNVGMMCSGKV, translated from the exons atggagagatgcCTGACACTTGTTTTACTGTCTTTATCTGTAAAACTCATCACAGCTG ACGGTGTGAATGTGAGGTTGGTTGGTGGTACCAGTCGCTGTGCTGGTAGAGTGGAGGTTCTTCATAGAGGTCAgtggggaacagtgtgtgatCTTGGCTGGGATTtggctgatgctgcagtggtgtgtagagagctggactgtggagaaCCTGTAGATGCTCTGAGTGATGCTCATTTTGGATCAGGATCAGGACCAATCTGGATGAGTAATGTCTGGTGTGCTGGATCAGAGTCTACACTGAAGAATTGTAGGTCATTTGGATGGGGTAAAAGCACCTGTGATCATGCTAAAGATGCTGGAGTCATCTGCTCAG AAGTCAGGCTGGTTGGAGGTTCTCGCTGCTCTGGGAG GTTAGAGATACTTGATGATCAGTCGTGGGTTTcagtgtgtgctgctgcctttgaccagcaggatgcagaggttgtgtgtagagagctggactgtggggctcctgtacaggtgctgggagaAGATGCGTTTGGAAAAGGAGATGCTCAGATGTggacacaagagattcagtgcagAGGAAATGAATCTTATATTTCATTTTGCTCAACATCATCATCCCACAAACACAGCTGCATCAGTAACAATAATGTGGGCATGATGTGCTCTGGTAAAGTATAA